One region of Longimicrobiaceae bacterium genomic DNA includes:
- a CDS encoding thymidine kinase, which produces MRDVSLYHGEGHGWIEVITGVMFSGKSEELIRRVRRALIAKRRVQVFKSALDDRYAGLKRISSHDGSGVDAVPIRSSFELAEKAHRDAHVIAVDEVQFLDDGIVDVLSLLADRGTRVIVAGTDMDFRGEPFGPIGAVLSIAETVDKLHAICVLCGNLATRNQRLVDGEPAPYEAPIIQVGGAESYEARCRRCHQVPSESRFQTSLLDLIDAEPEDAVVLTHESLKRVS; this is translated from the coding sequence GTGAGAGACGTATCGCTGTACCACGGTGAGGGCCACGGCTGGATCGAGGTGATCACCGGCGTCATGTTCAGCGGCAAGAGCGAGGAGCTGATCCGCCGCGTGCGCCGCGCCCTCATCGCCAAGCGGCGCGTGCAGGTGTTCAAGAGCGCGCTGGACGACCGCTACGCCGGGCTCAAGCGCATCAGCTCGCACGACGGGTCGGGCGTGGACGCGGTGCCCATCCGCTCCAGCTTCGAGCTGGCCGAGAAGGCGCACCGCGACGCCCACGTGATCGCGGTCGACGAGGTGCAGTTCCTGGACGACGGCATCGTGGACGTGCTTTCGCTGCTGGCCGACCGGGGCACGCGGGTGATCGTGGCGGGCACCGACATGGACTTCCGCGGCGAGCCGTTCGGCCCCATCGGCGCGGTGCTCTCCATCGCCGAGACGGTGGACAAGCTGCACGCCATCTGCGTTCTGTGCGGCAACCTGGCCACGCGCAACCAGCGCCTGGTGGATGGCGAGCCGGCGCCGTACGAGGCGCCCATCATCCAGGTGGGCGGGGCGGAGAGCTACGAGGCACGCTGCCGCCGCTGCCACCAGGTGCCGTCCGAGAGCCGGTTCCAGACGTCGCTGCTCGACCTGATCGACGCGGAGCCGGAAGATGCCGTCGTCCTCACGCACGAAAGCCTGAAGCGCGTGAGCTGA